The following proteins come from a genomic window of Corynebacterium crudilactis:
- a CDS encoding serine hydrolase domain-containing protein, whose protein sequence is MAFDKQQLKRVEDEIQRDIDRGFNDGVNIIVAQGGEIALQGTYGFAERATGRESKRDDVYRILSLSKGFTNGVIYRALSEGKLALSTRVIDIIPEFMGTDPFHMMRKDQINLWNLLTHTSGMPSTPNPGLGPDGFGNLSNVIAALGAVDAVHDPGTQVNYAPSINHALMGEMARRVYGYDHFRDLTNDLIFEPLGMTDTAFGLPAEREDRVVPLKVYVDPEGFLSADDIECLNDVIAGENEMPWVGATTTIDDTFKWVELLRRKGELNGEQLIGKSIIEEAARIQTGDMMNDLYTVVNQGRGWPAPKGNIGLGVVVSGEGHAPNMFGPFVNPAAFGNNGAGSTLYWVDPVNDVTFTFLSSGVLDEADNVERFQRISTMVAAAIV, encoded by the coding sequence ATGGCATTTGATAAGCAGCAACTCAAGCGCGTCGAGGATGAAATCCAGCGCGATATCGACCGCGGCTTCAATGATGGTGTCAACATCATCGTTGCCCAAGGTGGCGAGATCGCACTTCAGGGCACCTATGGTTTCGCAGAGCGCGCCACCGGCCGCGAATCCAAGCGCGACGATGTCTACCGCATTCTTTCCCTGTCTAAGGGTTTCACAAACGGTGTCATCTACCGCGCACTAAGCGAAGGCAAGCTGGCGCTATCTACTCGCGTCATCGATATCATCCCAGAGTTCATGGGCACCGATCCTTTCCACATGATGCGCAAGGATCAGATCAACCTCTGGAACCTGCTCACCCACACCTCCGGTATGCCGTCCACTCCAAACCCAGGACTTGGACCAGATGGTTTCGGAAACCTCTCCAACGTTATTGCAGCTTTGGGTGCTGTCGATGCTGTGCACGATCCTGGCACTCAGGTTAATTACGCACCATCTATCAACCACGCACTCATGGGTGAAATGGCTCGTCGTGTCTACGGCTACGACCACTTCCGCGACCTCACCAATGACCTCATCTTTGAGCCACTCGGCATGACCGACACCGCCTTTGGTCTCCCTGCAGAACGCGAAGACCGCGTCGTTCCGCTCAAGGTTTATGTCGATCCAGAAGGCTTCCTGTCCGCAGATGATATTGAGTGCCTCAACGATGTCATCGCCGGCGAAAATGAAATGCCATGGGTCGGCGCAACCACCACCATCGACGATACCTTCAAGTGGGTAGAACTCCTGCGTCGCAAGGGTGAGCTCAACGGCGAGCAGCTCATCGGCAAGTCCATCATTGAAGAAGCCGCACGCATTCAGACCGGCGACATGATGAATGACCTCTACACCGTGGTCAACCAGGGTCGCGGCTGGCCTGCACCAAAGGGCAATATCGGGCTCGGCGTTGTCGTCTCCGGCGAAGGCCACGCACCAAATATGTTCGGCCCATTCGTGAACCCTGCAGCCTTTGGCAACAACGGTGCAGGTTCCACCCTCTACTGGGTTGATCCAGTCAATGACGTCACCTTCACTTTCCTATCCTCCGGCGTGCTCGACGAAGCAGACAACGTCGAACGTTTCCAGCGCATTTCCACCATGGTCGCCGCAGCGATTGTGTAA
- a CDS encoding SDR family NAD(P)-dependent oxidoreductase, translating into MQTGRLAGKIALITGAGSGMGNATAHAMAQEGATVYATDISIEKLDAEYADTNITALQLDISDSAAVKEVFAQVAADHGKLDILVNAAGVAMPTRESTQRVDAINHAMVEAMQKGEVYNPEFFGGITDDEFDRAMRINLYGTFYMIREAIPLLKAAGGGAITNFASIAGLVALPMPAYYPASKAAVVGMTRAAAGELAPFNIRVNALAPAGINTAMLKGSGEDHANALLMMQPLKRFAEPEEIAQTLIFLSSNDGAHYTGQILSPSGGAYLA; encoded by the coding sequence ATGCAGACAGGAAGACTCGCCGGAAAAATCGCTCTGATCACTGGAGCAGGCTCCGGAATGGGCAATGCCACCGCTCATGCCATGGCACAAGAAGGTGCAACTGTATATGCCACAGATATCTCGATTGAGAAGCTCGACGCAGAATACGCAGATACCAATATCACAGCCCTTCAGCTCGATATTTCTGATTCCGCAGCAGTCAAGGAAGTCTTTGCGCAGGTTGCCGCAGACCACGGCAAGCTCGACATTTTGGTTAATGCTGCTGGTGTCGCAATGCCTACCCGCGAGTCCACCCAACGAGTAGATGCCATCAACCACGCCATGGTTGAAGCAATGCAAAAGGGTGAAGTTTATAACCCAGAGTTCTTCGGCGGCATCACCGATGATGAATTTGATCGCGCCATGCGCATCAATCTCTACGGCACCTTCTACATGATCCGTGAGGCTATTCCACTGCTCAAAGCAGCAGGCGGCGGAGCAATCACCAACTTCGCATCCATCGCAGGCCTCGTGGCACTCCCCATGCCCGCGTATTACCCAGCGTCAAAGGCCGCGGTTGTCGGCATGACACGCGCCGCCGCAGGTGAGCTTGCACCATTTAATATTCGCGTCAATGCGCTGGCACCAGCAGGAATCAACACCGCCATGCTCAAGGGTTCTGGCGAAGACCACGCCAATGCACTGCTCATGATGCAGCCACTCAAGCGATTTGCAGAACCAGAAGAAATCGCTCAGACGCTGATCTTCCTCTCCTCTAATGATGGCGCCCACTACACCGGTCAGATTCTCTCGCCTTCCGGCGGAGCGTACCTCGCTTAA